A region of Nitrospirota bacterium DNA encodes the following proteins:
- the pgeF gene encoding peptidoglycan editing factor PgeF, which produces MHTIVIPDNMKAVASACFTGKNPGVEVDRIAEHYRIARSRIYLPIQRHTDKVMIIGPAHESAVADAVITKEKGLLIGVQVADCVPILLCDPKRQVVGAVHAGWRGTAQAILKKTLQTFSDKFFSDPADILMAIGPSIRQCCYEVDGDVIRAVSRATGNGDYYIARGDKFLLDLAAANQIQALTTGVTADNVWVAGDCTFCNPQKFYSYRFGKGSAGRQGGFIGIF; this is translated from the coding sequence GTGCATACCATCGTCATCCCTGACAATATGAAGGCGGTAGCCTCTGCCTGTTTTACCGGCAAGAATCCTGGAGTAGAAGTGGATCGCATAGCGGAGCATTACAGGATAGCAAGGAGTCGGATATATCTGCCGATCCAGAGACATACGGACAAGGTCATGATCATTGGACCTGCGCATGAATCGGCAGTGGCTGACGCTGTAATAACAAAAGAAAAGGGTCTTCTGATCGGTGTGCAGGTGGCTGACTGTGTGCCGATACTGCTCTGCGATCCGAAAAGGCAGGTTGTGGGTGCTGTTCATGCCGGTTGGCGAGGCACGGCACAGGCGATCCTGAAAAAGACCCTGCAGACTTTTTCAGACAAGTTTTTCAGCGATCCTGCCGATATCCTTATGGCTATCGGCCCTTCTATCAGGCAATGCTGCTATGAGGTGGACGGCGATGTGATCAGGGCGGTTTCCCGTGCAACAGGGAACGGCGATTATTATATCGCCAGGGGTGATAAGTTTCTTCTTGATCTCGCCGCTGCAAATCAGATCCAGGCATTGACAACCGGCGTGACTGCAGACAATGTTTGGGTAGCCGGCGACTGCACATTCTGCAATCCTCAAAAGTTCTACTCATATCGTTTCGGCAAGGGATCAGCCGGCAGGCAGGGTGGTTTCATCGGCATCTTCTGA
- a CDS encoding HIT domain-containing protein, with protein sequence MDVLWAPWRMEYIKSSPRTEGCVFCEKMLDTRDRDNLLLYRSSHTFVLMNPFPYNNGHLMVLPGKHAPGMEGLEDEELLDLMRTAQLCIDSLREAMSPEGFNAGINLGKVAGAGLADHLHLHIVPRWAGDASFMTVVGEVRVIPDHLLRTYDSLFEIFKRRGAERAGSCKG encoded by the coding sequence ATGGATGTTTTATGGGCACCCTGGAGAATGGAATACATCAAGTCGTCACCAAGGACAGAAGGGTGCGTGTTCTGTGAAAAAATGCTTGACACCAGAGACCGGGACAATCTTCTGCTGTACCGGAGCAGTCATACATTTGTCCTGATGAACCCCTTTCCGTATAACAATGGTCACCTGATGGTCCTTCCCGGAAAGCATGCACCTGGCATGGAAGGACTTGAGGATGAGGAGCTTCTTGACTTGATGAGAACCGCGCAGCTCTGCATTGATTCCCTTCGTGAGGCAATGAGCCCCGAGGGTTTCAATGCGGGCATCAATCTTGGGAAGGTTGCAGGTGCAGGACTTGCCGATCACCTGCATCTGCACATTGTGCCGCGATGGGCAGGGGACGCAAGTTTTATGACTGTTGTCGGCGAGGTCAGGGTCATCCCTGACCACCTGCTGAGAACGTATGATTCTCTTTTCGAAATCTTTAAGAGACGGGGCGCCGAGAGGGCAGGCAGTTGCAAAGGGTGA
- a CDS encoding NAD(+)/NADH kinase — protein sequence MKKIGIICKLSRKEPQDILKELLPWLGQRDCEVFVDEDTAARLNVKGYDRKEIPSLVEAVLVLGGDGTMLSVNRLVAQAGIPVLGINLGSLGFLTEVNKEQIYAAVEKMLSGGCAIEERLMLKAVLRRNGNVVDQFTVLNDVVINKGALARIIDLEVSIDQSYVTTYKADGLIISTPTGSTAYSLSAGGPILYPTIENIVLTPICSHTLTNRPIVLSDSVRIAIRLMSTSEDVFLTLDGQVGCALKTEDVIEVVKADYKAKLLVAGEAGHFDVLRQKLKWGER from the coding sequence ATGAAAAAGATTGGCATAATTTGCAAACTTAGCAGAAAAGAGCCCCAGGATATACTGAAGGAGCTTTTGCCATGGCTCGGACAGAGAGACTGCGAGGTCTTTGTTGACGAGGACACAGCCGCACGCCTGAACGTTAAGGGATATGATCGAAAAGAAATCCCCTCTCTGGTCGAGGCAGTGCTTGTTCTTGGCGGAGACGGGACAATGCTGAGCGTCAATCGTCTTGTGGCTCAGGCCGGCATACCTGTGCTCGGTATTAATCTCGGCAGTCTCGGCTTCCTGACCGAGGTGAATAAAGAGCAGATCTACGCTGCAGTCGAAAAGATGCTCTCAGGCGGCTGCGCGATAGAAGAGCGCCTGATGCTCAAGGCGGTCTTGCGGCGAAACGGAAATGTCGTTGATCAGTTCACGGTTTTAAACGACGTTGTCATTAACAAGGGAGCCCTTGCAAGGATCATCGACCTTGAGGTGAGCATTGACCAGTCCTACGTAACGACGTACAAGGCTGACGGTCTTATCATCTCCACGCCAACAGGTTCGACAGCCTATTCCCTGTCTGCCGGCGGTCCTATCCTTTACCCTACGATCGAGAATATTGTATTGACTCCCATCTGCTCCCATACGCTTACGAACAGGCCGATCGTACTTTCTGACAGCGTGCGGATCGCGATCCGGCTGATGTCCACCAGCGAAGATGTCTTTCTCACGCTCGACGGGCAGGTGGGATGCGCCCTCAAAACCGAGGATGTCATCGAGGTCGTCAAGGCAGATTATAAGGCAAAACTTCTCGTGGCCGGGGAAGCAGGACATTTTGACGTGCTTCGCCAAAAGCTGAAATGGGGGGAACGCTAA
- a CDS encoding peptidylprolyl isomerase, whose product MQRVIRYTAVSVPVLVLFFFSSVCFGLTVDRALAVVNGEVVTLSDYGRFVARMDQKADREKVGEQYLRTLIEEKLILQEAKRKGYDATEEEVSQSIAGFLEQAGMQEKDFEKKIALENLSMSDYRSLLRENIISLKCIEKEVNAKVIVSSSDLSRYYEKQRARFMESPEKVLVMAIVMKLSATPSLTEITDLKIRSLKVYSEIRNGESFERQVYKYADESVKSLGGKLGEFERGAMISVLDEKIFSMKEGEVSEPIWTKDGVYILKIAKRTQAVYTAFEKVKDELYAKAYEEKREETFNAWMKKIWERSSVKILQQ is encoded by the coding sequence TTGCAAAGGGTGATACGGTACACTGCGGTATCGGTCCCTGTTCTTGTCCTGTTTTTTTTCAGCAGCGTATGTTTTGGACTTACGGTTGACAGAGCTCTTGCTGTTGTCAATGGCGAGGTTGTTACCCTTTCTGATTATGGCCGGTTCGTAGCGAGGATGGATCAGAAAGCTGACAGGGAAAAGGTCGGCGAGCAGTATTTGAGGACGCTGATCGAGGAAAAGCTTATCCTTCAGGAGGCAAAACGCAAAGGTTATGATGCGACTGAAGAAGAGGTCAGCCAAAGCATTGCCGGTTTTCTTGAGCAGGCAGGCATGCAGGAAAAGGATTTTGAAAAAAAGATTGCCCTGGAAAATCTCAGCATGTCGGATTACCGTTCCTTGCTCAGGGAAAATATCATATCCCTGAAATGCATTGAAAAAGAGGTCAATGCAAAGGTGATCGTAAGCAGCAGCGACCTTTCGCGCTATTATGAAAAGCAGCGTGCCCGTTTTATGGAAAGCCCGGAAAAGGTCCTTGTCATGGCAATCGTTATGAAGCTGAGCGCAACCCCGAGCCTGACCGAGATCACTGATCTTAAGATCAGGTCGCTGAAGGTCTACTCAGAGATCAGAAACGGAGAATCTTTTGAACGGCAGGTGTACAAGTATGCTGATGAGTCCGTGAAAAGCCTTGGCGGCAAACTGGGAGAATTCGAGAGGGGTGCGATGATATCTGTTCTCGATGAAAAGATCTTTTCGATGAAGGAAGGTGAGGTCAGCGAGCCGATCTGGACAAAAGATGGTGTATATATTCTCAAGATAGCAAAGAGGACTCAGGCAGTGTATACTGCCTTCGAAAAGGTGAAGGATGAGCTGTATGCCAAGGCATACGAAGAGAAGCGAGAGGAAACATTTAACGCATGGATGAAAAAGATATGGGAAAGGTCTTCTGTAAAAATACTGCAGCAATAA
- the tsaE gene encoding tRNA (adenosine(37)-N6)-threonylcarbamoyltransferase complex ATPase subunit type 1 TsaE gives MKLLSRSPAETETAGFRLGRLLRAGMLVKLYGELGAGKTTMVKGIARAFGIDKDDVISPSFTIITEYRSSPRFFHLDLYRIAGSRDLESTGIWDCIGDDAVAVVEWPEHAEDELPKDAVSVRILHHGPDDREIEIEGIDEKDWHNLQT, from the coding sequence GTGAAGCTTCTCAGCAGAAGCCCGGCTGAAACAGAGACTGCTGGCTTTAGGCTCGGCAGGCTGCTCAGGGCCGGAATGCTGGTAAAACTGTATGGCGAACTCGGAGCGGGAAAGACGACCATGGTCAAGGGCATTGCCCGTGCATTCGGTATTGACAAAGATGATGTCATCAGCCCGAGCTTCACAATAATTACGGAATACAGGAGTTCGCCCCGGTTTTTTCATCTGGACCTTTACCGCATTGCGGGAAGCAGGGATCTGGAAAGCACCGGGATATGGGATTGCATAGGGGATGATGCTGTTGCTGTTGTTGAGTGGCCGGAACATGCTGAAGACGAGCTGCCGAAAGATGCGGTGTCGGTAAGGATATTGCACCATGGACCTGATGACAGAGAGATTGAGATAGAGGGTATTGATGAAAAAGATTGGCATAATTTGCAAACTTAG
- a CDS encoding uracil-DNA glycosylase, which translates to MGLAVEDIASLLAFYQALGFENLPITVSAPGRTARMLPAPKTGDKEKQLGELREHIGDCQRCKLSRQRKSIVFGSGDPGARLMFIGEAPGKEEDLQGLPFVGDAGMLLTRLIEKMGMKRDEVYIANIIKCRPPMNRDPEEDEVAVCREFIEKQISIIRPAVIMTLGRIALQALMNSPRLKITSARGHFLDYEGIPVMPTFHPAYLLRNPQDKMLTWSDAQKVLARIELSVGEER; encoded by the coding sequence ATGGGCCTTGCTGTTGAAGATATAGCGAGCCTCCTGGCGTTCTATCAGGCGCTTGGCTTCGAAAATCTGCCGATCACCGTGAGTGCGCCCGGAAGGACCGCGCGGATGCTACCTGCACCGAAGACGGGCGATAAGGAAAAGCAGCTCGGAGAATTAAGAGAGCATATTGGTGATTGCCAAAGATGTAAACTCTCGAGACAAAGGAAGAGCATTGTTTTTGGTTCCGGTGATCCAGGGGCAAGGCTTATGTTTATCGGTGAGGCTCCGGGGAAGGAAGAAGATCTGCAGGGACTTCCCTTTGTGGGTGATGCCGGCATGCTGCTGACGCGTCTGATCGAAAAGATGGGCATGAAGCGAGATGAGGTGTATATTGCGAACATTATCAAGTGCAGACCACCTATGAATCGTGATCCTGAAGAGGATGAGGTGGCTGTCTGCAGGGAATTCATTGAAAAGCAGATCTCGATAATCAGGCCAGCGGTTATCATGACACTCGGAAGAATAGCCTTGCAGGCCCTTATGAACTCTCCCAGGCTGAAGATTACATCAGCGCGCGGACATTTTCTCGATTATGAGGGCATCCCCGTTATGCCGACATTTCATCCTGCTTACCTGCTCAGAAATCCTCAGGATAAGATGCTTACCTGGTCAGATGCCCAAAAAGTCCTGGCCAGGATCGAACTTTCAGTCGGTGAAGAGCGATGA
- a CDS encoding CBS domain-containing protein, which produces MLKAKDVMTRDVIIVSDGMSVDELGRLFIEKKISGAPVEDSKGALIGIVTENDLIRKNARLHIPTVLRIFDAIIPLGRPDSVEEEIRRISASTVGEICTKEVLSVSPDASIQDVSSIMSEKGVHLVPVLEAGRIVGIIGKIDIIRGMTSEASQQKPG; this is translated from the coding sequence ATGCTCAAGGCAAAGGATGTAATGACCCGTGACGTCATCATTGTAAGCGACGGAATGAGTGTTGACGAGTTAGGAAGACTATTTATTGAAAAGAAGATCAGTGGCGCTCCGGTTGAAGATTCGAAAGGGGCTCTCATCGGTATTGTTACGGAGAACGATCTTATACGGAAGAACGCACGCCTTCATATTCCGACAGTGCTGCGGATCTTTGATGCGATCATCCCGTTGGGAAGGCCGGACAGCGTTGAGGAGGAGATCAGGCGGATCTCTGCTTCTACGGTCGGGGAGATCTGCACGAAAGAGGTTTTATCGGTGTCGCCTGATGCAAGCATACAGGATGTTTCATCGATCATGTCCGAAAAGGGCGTGCATCTTGTGCCTGTGCTTGAGGCAGGAAGGATTGTCGGTATTATCGGCAAGATCGACATCATCAGAGGCATGACCAGTGAAGCTTCTCAGCAGAAGCCCGGCTGA